One segment of Arvicanthis niloticus isolate mArvNil1 chromosome 5, mArvNil1.pat.X, whole genome shotgun sequence DNA contains the following:
- the Znf691 gene encoding zinc finger protein 691 codes for MGSEKEESPEAHLPEEGEGAKPWRVDSSKDSQIASREEHGQESLSEGLHKKHPQKPWRKVTAQARGPGDPMTFSSPETDAKPFICGQCGKTFNNTSNLRTHQRIHTGEKPYKCSECGKSFSRSSNRIRHERIHLEEKHYQCAKCQESFRRRSDLTTHQQDHLGQRPYRCDICGKSFSQSATLAVHHRTHLEPAPYICCECGKSFSNSSSFGVHHRTHTGERPYECTECGRTFSDISNFGAHQRTHRGEKPYRCTLCGKHFSRSSNLIRHQKTHLGEQEEKDSS; via the coding sequence ATGGGCAGCGAGAAGGAGGAGAGTCCCGAAGCACACCTGcctgaggaaggggaaggggctaAGCCTTGGAGAGTGGACAGCTCAAAGGATTCTCAGATCGCCTCTAGGGAGGAACATGGGCAGGAGAGCCTGTCGGAGGGGCTCCACAAAAAGCATCCACAAAAGCCATGGCGGAAAGTCACTGCCCAAGCTAGAGGCCCCGGGGATCCCATGACCTTTTCAAGCCCAGAGACAGATGCGAAGCCTTTTATATGTGGTCAGTGTGGCAAAACCTTCAACAATACCTCCAACCTGAGGACGCACCAGCGGATCCACACTGGTGAGAAGCCGTACAAGTGCTCCGAGTGTGGCAAGAGCTTCTCCCGGAGCTCCAACCGCATCCGGCACGAGCGCATCCACCTGGAAGAGAAGCACTACCAATGTGCCAAGTGTCAGGAGAGCTTTCGGCGGCGCTCCGACCTCACCACGCACCAGCAAGATCACCTCGGCCAGCGGCCATACCGCTGTGACATTTGTGGCAAGAGCTTCAGTCAGAGCGCCACGCTGGCTGTACACCACCGAACCCACCTAGAGCCAGCCCCTTACATCTGTTGTGAGTGTGGGAAGAGCTTCAGCAACAGCTCCAGCTTTGGGGTGCACCACCGTACCCACACGGGTGAGAGGCCTTACGAGTGCACTGAATGCGGGCGGACTTTCAGTGACATCTCCAACTTTGGTGCACACCAGAGAACGCACAGAGGGGAGAAGCCATACAGGTGCACCCTGTGTGGAAAACACTTCTCCCGGAGCTCAAACCTCATCCGACACCAGAAAACACACTTGGgcgagcaggaggagaaggattCTAGCTAA